The Achromobacter deleyi genome has a window encoding:
- the hglS gene encoding 2-oxoadipate dioxygenase/decarboxylase HglS: MSQSFVNPDQIRAWFSRAMSDMYKLEVPLYDTLLDLVAQVNAKTMAEQPELAAQLARTGEIERLDIERHGAIRVGTPEELANMRRVFAVMGMQPVGYYDLSPAGVPVHSTAFRATHETALQASPFRVFTSLLRLELIDDVAVREKAARILAARRIFTDRVLELTACFEAQGGLNDADAQEFVAEALHTFRWHSESTVSLDDYRELHGLHRLIADVVAFKGPHINHLTPRTLDIDEAQAEMPRRGVSAKAVIEGPPPRKCPILLRQTSFKALEEPVRFAGPDGGSSVGSHTARFGEIEQRGVALTRKGRALYDQLLDLARSRISGAPNEGNAAAYMQNLQECFAAFPDDYAQLHGQGLAYFRYFLTGKEGAADASDLSSLIEQGYIQFEPLVYEDFLPVSAAGIFQSNLGDKAQAEYAQNASQTAFEQALGAPVKDELALYEDTQARSLAACMQALREQAGSPVAA; this comes from the coding sequence ATGAGTCAGAGTTTCGTCAATCCCGATCAAATCCGCGCCTGGTTTTCCCGCGCCATGTCCGACATGTACAAGCTGGAAGTGCCGCTGTACGACACCTTGTTGGACCTGGTCGCCCAGGTGAACGCCAAGACGATGGCCGAACAGCCGGAACTGGCGGCGCAGCTGGCGCGCACGGGCGAGATCGAGCGCCTGGACATCGAACGCCACGGCGCGATCCGCGTGGGCACCCCGGAAGAACTGGCCAACATGCGGCGCGTATTCGCCGTGATGGGCATGCAGCCGGTGGGCTACTACGATCTGTCGCCCGCCGGCGTTCCCGTCCATTCGACGGCATTTCGCGCCACTCACGAGACCGCGCTGCAGGCCAGCCCGTTCCGCGTCTTCACGTCGCTGCTGCGGCTGGAGCTGATCGATGACGTGGCCGTGCGCGAGAAGGCCGCCCGCATCCTGGCGGCGCGCCGGATCTTCACGGACCGCGTGCTGGAACTGACCGCCTGTTTTGAAGCGCAGGGCGGACTGAACGATGCCGATGCGCAGGAATTCGTCGCCGAAGCGCTGCACACCTTCCGCTGGCATAGCGAGTCCACCGTCAGCCTGGACGACTACCGCGAACTGCACGGCCTGCATCGCCTGATCGCCGACGTGGTGGCCTTCAAGGGCCCGCACATCAACCATTTGACGCCGCGCACGCTGGATATCGACGAAGCCCAGGCCGAGATGCCCAGGCGCGGCGTATCGGCCAAGGCCGTGATCGAAGGCCCGCCGCCCCGCAAGTGCCCGATCCTGCTGCGCCAGACCAGCTTCAAGGCGCTGGAGGAGCCCGTGCGCTTCGCCGGTCCCGATGGCGGCTCCTCGGTGGGCAGCCACACGGCGCGCTTCGGCGAGATCGAGCAGCGCGGCGTGGCGCTGACCCGCAAGGGCCGCGCGCTCTACGACCAGTTGCTGGACCTGGCGCGCAGCCGCATCAGTGGCGCGCCCAACGAAGGCAATGCCGCCGCCTACATGCAGAACCTGCAGGAGTGCTTTGCCGCCTTCCCGGACGACTACGCGCAACTGCACGGCCAGGGGCTGGCGTACTTCCGCTATTTCCTGACCGGCAAGGAAGGCGCCGCCGACGCCTCGGACCTGTCGTCGCTCATCGAGCAGGGCTACATCCAGTTCGAGCCGCTGGTGTACGAGGACTTCCTCCCGGTCAGCGCCGCAGGCATCTTCCAGTCCAACCTGGGCGACAAGGCGCAGGCCGAGTATGCGCAGAATGCCAGCCAGACCGCCTTTGAACAGGCCCTGGGCGCGCCCGTGAAGGACGAGCT
- a CDS encoding LysR substrate-binding domain-containing protein, with protein MEKRLMPSMMALQCFEAVARHMSFTRAAEELHMTQSAISKQIAQLEALLRNPLFLRVRRRLQLTPAGALYQSEVRAILNQVDMSSRYILTYGSETQVLTIGTQPTFGARWLIPRLQRFMAAHPDIQVKVRSETRPFDLMQAKIDISFFFGHGTLPGAQCRELFEADVVPVCAPGFLSGDKVASLAELGEQALIQCASRPEAWHDYFSRQQFQSDRSYHGPRFDTFYMCVRAAEGGCGIALTPRLLAEEELQAGKLVIPWDYVQPSDGAYFVAYSEHSAEVPKIKQFVAWVEQEAGQQGARNARRAPSMKKPTD; from the coding sequence ATGGAAAAGCGTTTGATGCCGTCGATGATGGCGCTCCAGTGCTTCGAAGCGGTGGCGCGGCACATGAGCTTTACGCGCGCGGCCGAGGAACTGCACATGACCCAGAGCGCGATCAGCAAGCAGATCGCGCAACTCGAGGCGTTGCTGCGCAATCCGCTGTTCCTGCGCGTGCGACGCCGCCTGCAATTGACACCGGCGGGGGCGCTCTACCAGTCCGAGGTCAGGGCGATCCTGAACCAGGTGGACATGTCCTCGCGCTACATCCTGACCTACGGCAGCGAGACCCAGGTCCTGACCATCGGCACCCAGCCCACGTTCGGCGCGCGCTGGCTGATCCCCCGCCTGCAGCGCTTCATGGCGGCGCATCCGGACATCCAGGTGAAGGTGCGCAGCGAGACCCGCCCGTTCGACCTGATGCAGGCCAAGATCGACATCTCGTTCTTCTTCGGCCATGGCACCTTGCCCGGCGCCCAATGCCGCGAGCTGTTCGAGGCCGACGTGGTGCCCGTGTGCGCGCCCGGCTTTCTGTCCGGCGACAAGGTGGCCAGCCTGGCGGAATTGGGCGAACAGGCGCTTATCCAGTGCGCTTCCCGTCCGGAGGCCTGGCATGACTATTTTTCGCGGCAGCAATTCCAGTCCGACCGCAGCTACCACGGCCCCCGTTTCGATACGTTCTACATGTGCGTGCGCGCGGCCGAAGGGGGCTGCGGCATTGCGCTGACGCCCCGCCTGCTTGCCGAAGAGGAGTTGCAGGCCGGCAAGCTGGTCATCCCCTGGGATTATGTGCAGCCCAGCGACGGCGCGTACTTCGTCGCCTACTCGGAACATTCGGCCGAGGTCCCCAAGATCAAGCAATTCGTCGCCTGGGTCGAACAAGAGGCCGGGCAGCAGGGCGCCCGTAACGCCCGGCGGGCGCCGTCCATGAAAAAACCGACTGATTAG
- the secG gene encoding preprotein translocase subunit SecG: protein MPLMLKILLAVQVISALAIIVLVLLQQGKGADMGSAFGSGSSGSLFGATGAANFLSRATKWAAVVFFASTAGLAYVSHKGTSGPAVDSGVMQSFPADRSVPQAPGSVPAAPGASSVPGASSVPGAAPAPAAKPDASVPSAPAAPAAPAAEKPAETPAAPAK from the coding sequence ATGCCCTTGATGCTCAAAATTTTGCTGGCCGTCCAAGTGATCTCGGCGCTGGCTATCATCGTCCTGGTCCTGCTTCAGCAGGGCAAAGGCGCCGACATGGGCTCCGCTTTCGGTAGCGGCTCGTCCGGCAGCCTGTTCGGTGCCACCGGTGCGGCCAACTTCCTGTCGCGCGCCACGAAGTGGGCCGCCGTCGTCTTCTTCGCGTCCACCGCCGGCCTGGCTTATGTCAGCCACAAGGGCACCAGCGGCCCGGCCGTTGATTCGGGCGTGATGCAAAGCTTCCCGGCCGACCGCTCGGTCCCGCAAGCGCCGGGCTCCGTGCCCGCCGCTCCCGGCGCCTCGTCGGTGCCTGGCGCCTCGTCGGTTCCCGGCGCGGCTCCCGCTCCCGCCGCCAAGCCCGACGCGTCGGTGCCGTCGGCTCCGGCCGCGCCCGCAGCGCCGGCTGCCGAAAAGCCGGCTGAAACGCCCGCCGCTCCGGCAAAGTAA
- the tpiA gene encoding triose-phosphate isomerase — protein sequence MTSVENRARLVLGNWKMHGNLAENAALLTELRAADAAGHCEIGICVPFPYLAQAASALTGSSVSWGAQDVSAHDKGAYTGEVSGAMLKEFGCRWALAGHSERRVLHGETDEAVAAKAQAALAAGLTPVVCVGESLADREAGNTLAVIERQLKPVLALGADAVSRMVLAYEPVWAIGTGRTASPEQAQEVHGAIRAALRALGAAQVQVLYGGSVKAANASSLFAMTDIDGALVGGASLVAEEFLRIAAI from the coding sequence ATGACTTCAGTCGAAAACCGCGCCCGCCTCGTGCTGGGCAACTGGAAGATGCACGGCAACCTGGCCGAAAACGCCGCGTTGCTGACCGAGCTGCGTGCCGCGGATGCTGCGGGCCACTGCGAAATCGGCATCTGTGTTCCGTTTCCCTACCTGGCGCAAGCCGCGTCGGCCCTGACCGGCAGCAGCGTGTCCTGGGGCGCGCAAGACGTCAGCGCGCACGACAAGGGCGCCTACACCGGTGAAGTGTCGGGCGCCATGCTGAAGGAATTCGGCTGCCGCTGGGCGCTGGCCGGCCACTCCGAGCGCCGCGTGCTGCACGGTGAAACCGACGAAGCCGTGGCCGCCAAGGCCCAGGCCGCGCTGGCCGCCGGCCTGACCCCCGTGGTCTGCGTGGGCGAGTCCCTGGCGGACCGCGAAGCCGGCAACACGCTGGCCGTCATCGAGCGCCAATTGAAGCCCGTGCTGGCCCTGGGCGCCGACGCCGTGTCGCGCATGGTCCTGGCCTATGAACCCGTCTGGGCCATCGGCACCGGCCGCACCGCCAGCCCGGAGCAGGCGCAAGAAGTCCACGGCGCCATCCGCGCCGCCCTGCGCGCGCTCGGCGCCGCGCAGGTGCAAGTGTTGTACGGCGGCAGCGTAAAAGCTGCCAACGCCTCCAGTTTGTTCGCCATGACTGATATCGACGGAGCCCTGGTCGGCGGCGCGTCGCTCGTGGCCGAAGAATTTTTGCGAATTGCCGCCATCTAA
- a CDS encoding NAD(P)H-quinone oxidoreductase: MHAVEISRPGGPDVLVPVERPTPEPGAGEVLIKVSAAGINRPDVFQRKGNYAPPRGASDLPGLEVAGEIVGGDVAGSGFAVGDKVCALVAGGGYAEYCVAPVAQCLPIPKGLSDIEAAGLPETYFTVWSNVFDRGRLSEGEALLVHGGASGIGTTAIQLARAMGHKVYATVGSDDRARAVEALGADKGINYKTQDFVKEVLDATGGRGVDVILDMVAGDYIARDMQCLADDGRIVIIAQLGGSHANVDTSQVMRRRLTITGSTLRPRPVAFKGAIARALREQAWPLLEKGAIKPIVHATFPLAEASKAHAMMEGGENIGKIILTM; the protein is encoded by the coding sequence ATGCACGCTGTTGAAATCTCCCGCCCCGGTGGCCCCGATGTTCTGGTCCCCGTGGAGCGTCCCACGCCCGAACCCGGCGCCGGTGAAGTTCTGATCAAAGTGAGCGCCGCGGGCATCAACCGCCCCGACGTGTTTCAGCGCAAGGGCAACTACGCCCCGCCGCGCGGCGCATCCGACCTGCCGGGCCTGGAAGTCGCCGGCGAGATCGTCGGCGGCGATGTTGCCGGCAGTGGCTTTGCCGTGGGCGACAAGGTCTGCGCGCTGGTGGCTGGCGGCGGCTATGCCGAATACTGCGTCGCGCCCGTCGCGCAATGCCTGCCCATCCCGAAGGGCCTGTCCGACATCGAAGCAGCCGGCCTGCCGGAAACCTACTTCACCGTCTGGAGCAACGTGTTCGACCGCGGCCGCCTGTCCGAAGGCGAGGCCCTGCTGGTGCACGGCGGCGCCAGCGGCATCGGCACCACGGCCATCCAGCTGGCCCGCGCCATGGGCCACAAGGTCTATGCAACGGTCGGCAGCGACGACCGCGCACGCGCCGTCGAAGCGCTGGGCGCCGACAAGGGCATCAACTACAAGACCCAGGACTTCGTGAAGGAAGTCCTGGACGCCACCGGCGGACGCGGCGTGGACGTGATCCTGGACATGGTGGCCGGCGACTACATCGCCCGCGACATGCAGTGCCTGGCCGACGACGGGCGCATCGTCATCATCGCCCAGCTGGGCGGCTCGCACGCCAATGTGGATACGTCCCAGGTCATGCGCCGCCGCCTGACCATCACGGGCTCGACCCTGCGTCCCCGCCCGGTCGCCTTCAAGGGCGCCATCGCACGCGCCCTGCGCGAACAGGCCTGGCCCCTGCTGGAAAAAGGGGCCATCAAGCCTATCGTGCATGCCACCTTCCCGCTGGCCGAGGCCTCCAAGGCGCACGCCATGATGGAAGGCGGTGAAAACATCGGCAAAATCATCCTGACAATGTAA
- a CDS encoding universal stress protein, whose product MYKHILIPIDGSSLANTGLEQGLGLARDLGASVTVVTAYGTFHMPSMETVQLEGVRKTYEHQARELARSYLAEAELRAKALGVPCTTEMRESDTPYQMIIDIAMTQGCDLIAMSSHGRSGMAALLLGSQTQKVLAHSTVPVLVYR is encoded by the coding sequence ATGTACAAGCACATCCTTATCCCCATCGACGGATCCAGCCTGGCCAATACCGGCCTGGAACAGGGCCTGGGCCTGGCCCGCGACCTGGGCGCCAGCGTCACCGTGGTGACGGCCTATGGCACCTTCCACATGCCGTCCATGGAAACCGTGCAGTTGGAGGGGGTGCGCAAGACCTATGAACACCAGGCCAGGGAACTGGCCCGATCCTATCTGGCTGAAGCGGAACTCCGCGCCAAGGCGCTTGGCGTGCCCTGCACCACCGAGATGCGGGAAAGCGACACGCCCTACCAGATGATCATCGACATCGCGATGACGCAAGGCTGCGACCTGATCGCCATGTCCTCGCACGGACGCAGCGGCATGGCCGCCCTGCTGCTGGGCAGCCAGACGCAAAAAGTGCTGGCGCATTCCACGGTGCCGGTGCTGGTGTACCGCTGA
- a CDS encoding hydroxymethylglutaryl-CoA lyase, translated as MNQEVRLCEVGPRDGLQMAKGMMSAADKLRWIRQLADAGLREIEVGSFVSPRLVPQMADTGSILPEVLTIDGLTVCALACNLKGAIAAYEAGAHVLSFPISVSDTHSHANVGKGTDAQVEMMASIVDWVRTQPRPMRIDAAVATAFGCSMEGEVPVRRVALVAAAVARTGVDEIALADTVGYAHPALVREAVRATQDAVGAQLTKLHLHDTMGLGLANALAGLDEGIRAFDSCLGGLGGCPFAPGASGNIVTEDLVFMLESMGYRTGVDLPRLLGARALLAQSLPQEHLRSGVAAAGIPKTFHAGAGVAG; from the coding sequence ATGAACCAGGAAGTCAGGCTTTGCGAAGTGGGGCCGCGCGACGGGCTGCAAATGGCCAAGGGCATGATGTCCGCCGCCGACAAGCTGCGCTGGATACGGCAGCTTGCCGACGCGGGCTTGCGCGAGATCGAGGTGGGCAGCTTCGTCTCGCCCAGGCTGGTGCCGCAGATGGCCGACACCGGCTCCATCCTGCCCGAGGTCCTGACGATCGACGGCCTGACCGTCTGCGCGCTGGCCTGCAACCTGAAGGGGGCCATCGCCGCCTATGAGGCGGGCGCGCACGTGCTGTCGTTCCCGATCTCGGTCAGCGACACGCACAGCCACGCCAATGTCGGCAAGGGCACCGACGCGCAGGTGGAGATGATGGCGTCCATCGTCGACTGGGTGCGGACGCAGCCGCGGCCCATGCGGATCGACGCCGCGGTGGCCACGGCATTCGGTTGTTCGATGGAAGGCGAGGTTCCCGTGCGGCGCGTGGCCTTGGTGGCCGCGGCGGTGGCGCGCACTGGCGTGGACGAAATCGCGCTGGCCGACACCGTGGGCTATGCCCACCCGGCGCTGGTGCGCGAGGCGGTGCGCGCCACGCAGGATGCGGTGGGCGCGCAACTGACCAAGCTGCACCTGCACGACACGATGGGGCTGGGCCTGGCCAATGCCTTGGCGGGGCTGGACGAAGGCATCCGCGCCTTTGATTCCTGTCTGGGCGGCCTGGGCGGCTGCCCGTTCGCGCCGGGCGCGTCGGGCAACATCGTCACCGAAGACCTGGTGTTCATGCTGGAGAGCATGGGTTACCGGACGGGCGTCGATCTGCCCCGGTTGCTCGGCGCGCGCGCCTTGCTGGCGCAATCCCTGCCGCAGGAACACCTGCGCAGCGGCGTCGCCGCCGCGGGGATTCCCAAGACTTTTCATGCGGGCGCCGGCGTCGCCGGCTGA
- a CDS encoding Bug family tripartite tricarboxylate transporter substrate binding protein: MIRKLVALAALAIACTAHAQDYPNKPIRIIIPSTPGGGTDYIGRLMSNKLHELNGWAVVPENKPGAGTALGLAEAARSPAQGYDLVIGQSDNVTLIPLLMKVAYDPVKDLAPVALVATTPMVLLVAEASPYKTLPEVIEAAKKEPNKISYGTSGTGGGVHIAMEMLQHEAGFKMQHVPYKGSAPALADLMGGHLQFAGSSISSAATLIKSGKVRALAVTSPKRNPALPDVPTVAELGYKDFSVVTYYGVLAPAKTPAAIVSRLNTDFNKLLARKDVQEALAAQGLETDPVSSEQFAALIESDIGKARQTIKSAGIVIQQ; the protein is encoded by the coding sequence ATGATTCGCAAACTAGTCGCGCTGGCCGCATTGGCCATCGCCTGCACGGCGCACGCGCAGGACTACCCCAACAAGCCCATCCGCATCATCATCCCGTCCACGCCGGGCGGCGGCACCGATTACATCGGCCGCCTGATGAGCAACAAGCTGCATGAACTGAACGGCTGGGCCGTCGTGCCGGAGAACAAGCCCGGCGCGGGCACGGCGCTGGGCCTGGCCGAGGCGGCGCGCTCGCCCGCGCAGGGCTATGACCTGGTGATCGGCCAGTCCGATAACGTCACCTTGATTCCGCTTTTGATGAAGGTGGCGTACGACCCGGTCAAGGACCTGGCGCCGGTGGCGCTGGTGGCGACCACGCCCATGGTGCTGCTGGTGGCCGAGGCGTCGCCGTACAAGACGCTGCCCGAAGTGATCGAGGCCGCCAAGAAGGAACCCAACAAGATCTCCTACGGCACGTCCGGCACCGGCGGCGGTGTGCATATCGCCATGGAGATGCTGCAGCACGAGGCCGGCTTCAAGATGCAGCACGTGCCCTACAAGGGATCGGCGCCGGCCCTGGCGGACCTGATGGGCGGGCATCTGCAATTCGCCGGTTCGTCGATCTCTTCGGCGGCAACCCTCATCAAATCAGGCAAGGTGCGCGCCCTGGCCGTGACCTCGCCCAAGCGCAACCCCGCGCTGCCGGACGTGCCCACCGTGGCCGAGCTGGGATACAAGGACTTCAGCGTGGTGACCTACTACGGCGTGCTGGCCCCGGCCAAGACGCCGGCCGCCATCGTCTCGCGCCTGAACACCGATTTCAACAAGCTGCTGGCGCGCAAGGATGTGCAAGAGGCGCTGGCGGCCCAGGGGCTGGAAACCGACCCGGTGTCCAGCGAACAATTTGCCGCGCTGATCGAGTCGGACATCGGCAAGGCACGCCAGACCATCAAGAGCGCTGGCATCGTAATCCAGCAATAA
- a CDS encoding CaiB/BaiF CoA transferase family protein, producing MTAAPASPFMDSSELPLRGIKVLELSHMIMGPAAGLSLADLGADVIKVEPIDGDRTRRLKGSGSGYFPVFNRNKQSLAIDLKSPEGQEVVRKLALQTDMVVENFRDGSLAQYGLDYESLAAGNPGLIYVSLKGFLSGPYKHRTALDEVVQMMGGLAYINGGADTPQRVAASVNDILGGTFGVVGALAALHDRHATGRGRHVRSGLFENNLLLVAQFIAQYQLTGTAPKPMGAERKPPWGVYDVFETADGRVFVAVVGDAQWRNFAQKFLPPEWAADPRLATAVDREAARSWLVPGVGEILKTWKTDALCAALEEANLSYGPIRQPHDLLEDAHLNAGGALLKTRLPDGSEISAAALPIEFDGRKAGKRFDPPTQGGQTHAILQGLGLDAARIEALRAAGVIA from the coding sequence ATGACCGCAGCACCGGCTTCACCCTTCATGGATAGTTCCGAACTGCCCCTGCGCGGCATCAAGGTCCTGGAGCTGTCCCACATGATCATGGGGCCGGCCGCCGGCCTGTCGCTTGCCGACCTGGGCGCCGATGTGATCAAGGTGGAACCCATAGACGGCGACCGCACACGCCGGCTGAAGGGGTCGGGCAGCGGCTATTTCCCGGTCTTCAACCGCAACAAGCAGAGCCTGGCGATCGACCTGAAATCTCCCGAGGGGCAGGAGGTGGTGCGCAAGCTGGCCCTGCAGACCGACATGGTGGTGGAGAACTTCCGCGATGGCAGCCTGGCGCAGTACGGGCTGGACTACGAGTCGCTGGCCGCCGGGAATCCGGGGCTGATCTATGTGTCGCTCAAGGGCTTTCTCTCGGGTCCCTACAAGCACCGCACCGCGCTGGATGAAGTGGTGCAGATGATGGGCGGGCTGGCCTATATCAATGGCGGCGCCGATACCCCGCAGCGGGTGGCGGCGTCCGTCAACGACATCCTGGGCGGCACCTTCGGCGTGGTGGGCGCGTTGGCCGCCCTGCACGACCGCCACGCCACCGGCCGTGGCCGCCATGTGCGGTCGGGCCTGTTTGAAAACAATCTGCTGCTGGTGGCCCAGTTCATCGCGCAGTACCAGCTGACGGGCACGGCGCCCAAGCCCATGGGCGCGGAGCGCAAGCCGCCATGGGGCGTGTACGACGTATTCGAAACCGCCGACGGCCGGGTGTTCGTCGCGGTGGTGGGCGATGCGCAATGGCGCAACTTCGCGCAGAAGTTCCTGCCGCCCGAATGGGCCGCCGATCCGCGCCTGGCCACGGCCGTCGACCGCGAGGCCGCGCGCTCCTGGCTGGTGCCTGGCGTGGGCGAGATCCTGAAAACCTGGAAGACCGACGCGCTGTGCGCGGCGCTGGAGGAGGCCAATCTTTCCTACGGCCCGATCCGGCAGCCGCACGATCTGCTGGAAGACGCGCACCTGAACGCGGGCGGCGCGCTGCTCAAGACCCGGCTGCCGGACGGCAGCGAGATATCGGCCGCCGCGCTGCCGATCGAGTTCGATGGCCGCAAGGCGGGCAAGCGGTTCGACCCGCCCACCCAAGGCGGACAGACGCACGCGATTCTGCAGGGCCTGGGCCTGGATGCCGCGCGCATCGAAGCCTTGCGCGCTGCGGGAGTCATTGCTTGA
- a CDS encoding LysR family transcriptional regulator, which produces MKPTQPAPPPPRDIDPVSLRLFLAALEEGSLARAAARENIVPSAVSKRMSEMEEAFGVPLLERGVKGVQPTPAGDALAAHVRRVLRDMDRMHRDMAGFATGVRGHIRLAVSVAALSGELPAQIQSFRRAYPQIDISLEEDTTQAAFRAVLDGQADVAAGSDFGHDGLQVFPCGHCELAAVVPGQHLLADRETLDYAQLLPFEQIELNRDNGISSVFEQAARDAGVTRRISARVSSHETICMLVARGMGVAVVPHYLKPRHAHLDIRFIPLAGPWSSTPICIAVRDPESLSPAARALLAHLGVLPAGQS; this is translated from the coding sequence ATGAAACCGACCCAGCCCGCCCCGCCGCCGCCGCGCGATATCGATCCCGTTTCCCTGCGTCTTTTTCTTGCCGCGCTCGAGGAGGGCAGCCTGGCGCGCGCCGCCGCCCGCGAAAACATCGTGCCTTCCGCCGTCAGCAAGCGCATGTCGGAAATGGAAGAGGCCTTTGGCGTGCCGCTGCTGGAGCGCGGCGTCAAGGGCGTGCAGCCGACGCCAGCCGGCGACGCGCTGGCCGCGCATGTGCGCCGGGTGCTGCGGGACATGGACCGCATGCATCGCGACATGGCGGGATTCGCGACCGGCGTGCGCGGGCATATCCGGCTGGCGGTCAGCGTGGCGGCCCTGTCGGGCGAACTGCCGGCGCAGATCCAGTCGTTCCGGCGGGCGTATCCGCAAATCGACATCTCGCTGGAAGAGGACACGACCCAGGCGGCGTTCCGCGCGGTGCTGGACGGCCAGGCGGACGTGGCGGCTGGATCGGATTTCGGCCATGACGGCCTGCAAGTGTTTCCCTGTGGCCATTGCGAGCTGGCGGCCGTGGTGCCGGGCCAGCATCTGCTTGCCGACCGCGAGACCCTGGACTATGCGCAGTTGCTGCCGTTCGAACAGATCGAGCTGAACCGAGACAACGGCATCAGCAGCGTGTTCGAACAGGCGGCGCGCGACGCAGGCGTGACGCGCCGCATCAGCGCGCGGGTCAGTTCGCACGAGACCATCTGCATGCTGGTGGCGCGCGGCATGGGCGTTGCCGTGGTGCCGCATTACCTGAAGCCTCGCCACGCGCACCTGGACATCCGTTTCATTCCGCTGGCCGGCCCATGGTCCAGCACGCCCATATGTATTGCAGTGCGGGATCCGGAATCGCTGTCGCCCGCCGCGCGCGCCCTGCTGGCGCACCTGGGGGTGCTGCCCGCGGGCCAGTCCTGA
- a CDS encoding RDD family protein — protein sequence MQCPRCNWQNPAANKQCFSCNAPLPVKPAAAPAQRAAPVGNAPVFPSIWPRLGATAIDAIFMAAAMVGLAMAASYTYQGLTGADRPVLLAIAAGLTGWLLPAFMDAWGNGSPGKRLLKLRVVTRKGSAPGLLRSIWRHTLKYTLNVVLPGIFHHIQQTIFGERAMHNSLAGTHVVSSQANPRAVLPAVAQARAVTGAGRFLFIVFGVVALVLGGVVIGVVALDKDEGDNPLRSEVIHLDLVSDPVRMLAESHYQRTRTFAPDMAAIGVTPESLKASGFSKLEMNPVNGVLRFTIAGEPGTAQVPSLGGKHLVYLPELRSEKKGGGIRRWQCGSDDIPRQDRPYSCRHEAGAVAR from the coding sequence ATGCAATGCCCACGCTGCAACTGGCAGAACCCCGCCGCCAATAAGCAGTGCTTCAGCTGCAATGCCCCCCTGCCCGTGAAGCCCGCCGCCGCGCCCGCGCAGCGAGCCGCCCCGGTCGGCAATGCCCCGGTCTTTCCCAGCATCTGGCCCCGGCTGGGCGCCACCGCGATCGACGCGATCTTCATGGCGGCGGCCATGGTGGGCCTGGCAATGGCCGCCTCATACACCTATCAAGGACTGACCGGAGCGGACCGGCCCGTGCTGCTGGCAATCGCCGCCGGACTGACAGGCTGGCTGCTGCCCGCCTTCATGGACGCCTGGGGCAATGGCTCCCCCGGCAAGCGGCTCCTGAAGTTGCGGGTCGTGACGCGCAAGGGCAGCGCGCCCGGGCTGCTGCGCTCGATCTGGCGGCATACGCTGAAGTACACGCTGAACGTGGTCCTGCCCGGCATCTTCCACCACATACAGCAGACCATTTTTGGCGAGCGCGCCATGCATAACTCCCTGGCCGGCACTCATGTCGTGTCCAGTCAGGCGAATCCGCGGGCCGTGCTGCCCGCGGTGGCCCAGGCCCGCGCCGTCACGGGCGCCGGCCGGTTCCTGTTCATCGTGTTCGGCGTGGTGGCGCTGGTCCTGGGCGGCGTGGTGATCGGCGTGGTCGCCCTGGACAAGGACGAAGGCGACAATCCCTTGCGTTCCGAAGTCATCCACCTGGACCTGGTGTCGGACCCCGTGCGCATGCTCGCGGAAAGCCACTACCAGCGCACCAGGACGTTCGCCCCCGACATGGCCGCCATCGGCGTCACGCCTGAATCGCTGAAAGCCAGCGGCTTCAGCAAGCTGGAGATGAATCCCGTCAACGGCGTGCTGCGCTTCACCATCGCCGGCGAACCGGGCACCGCGCAAGTTCCGTCGCTGGGCGGCAAGCACCTGGTCTATCTGCCCGAGCTGCGCTCGGAAAAGAAGGGCGGCGGCATACGCCGTTGGCAATGCGGCAGCGACGACATCCCCCGCCAGGACCGCCCCTACAGCTGCCGCCACGAAGCCGGCGCCGTGGCGCGCTAG